In Listeria cossartiae subsp. cossartiae, one genomic interval encodes:
- the hemW gene encoding radical SAM family heme chaperone HemW: MINANQSSNEQSAVYIHIPFCEHICYYCDFNKVFLEGQPVDEYVDLLIKEMKLTAAKGPIAPVDTVFVGGGTPTTLNEAQIARLCTAIQEILPLKKDIEFSFEANPGDLSLSKLQAMQDHGVNRISMGVQSFNNELLKKIGRIHTVKDVYQSVENMRKIGFENVSIDLIFSLPGQTEADFQDTLKQALDLDLPHYSAYSLIIEPKTIFYNLMQKGKLILPGQDAEANMYDLLLNEMEKHGRKQYEISNFAKEGFQSKHNITYWSNEHYYGFGAGAHGYVGDTRYSNFGPIKKYMEPLQENKLPTFQQKELTLKEKMEEEMFLGLRKVDGVNKNHFKQKFGQDLDTTFANAIQKTMAKGWLENNEENVALTRSGRFLGNNVFQEFL, from the coding sequence ATGATAAATGCGAACCAATCGAGTAATGAGCAATCCGCGGTATACATCCATATTCCGTTTTGCGAACATATTTGCTATTACTGCGATTTCAATAAAGTATTCCTAGAAGGGCAACCGGTCGATGAATACGTAGATTTACTAATAAAAGAAATGAAACTCACAGCTGCAAAAGGACCAATCGCACCAGTGGACACGGTTTTTGTTGGCGGAGGAACACCTACGACATTAAACGAAGCGCAAATTGCCAGACTTTGTACAGCAATTCAAGAAATATTACCACTCAAAAAAGATATCGAATTTTCCTTTGAAGCAAATCCAGGGGACCTCTCGCTATCTAAATTACAAGCAATGCAAGATCACGGCGTTAACCGCATTAGCATGGGCGTTCAAAGCTTCAACAACGAACTACTCAAAAAAATCGGCCGGATTCATACAGTGAAAGACGTCTATCAATCCGTTGAAAATATGCGTAAAATCGGTTTCGAAAACGTGAGCATTGATTTGATCTTTAGCTTACCCGGACAAACAGAAGCAGATTTCCAAGATACATTAAAACAAGCGCTTGACTTAGATTTACCCCATTATTCCGCATATTCGCTTATTATCGAACCAAAAACGATTTTCTACAACCTAATGCAAAAAGGAAAACTCATCCTTCCCGGACAAGACGCGGAAGCAAACATGTACGACTTATTGCTGAACGAAATGGAAAAACACGGTCGCAAACAATATGAAATTAGTAATTTTGCCAAAGAAGGCTTCCAAAGTAAACACAATATTACTTACTGGAGCAATGAACATTACTACGGATTCGGCGCCGGCGCACACGGCTATGTTGGCGACACACGTTACAGCAATTTCGGACCAATCAAAAAATACATGGAACCCTTGCAAGAAAATAAACTGCCAACCTTCCAACAAAAAGAACTCACTTTAAAAGAAAAAATGGAAGAAGAGATGTTCTTAGGTCTTCGGAAAGTGGACGGCGTGAACAAAAACCACTTTAAGCAAAAATTCGGCCAAGATTTAGATACTACTTTTGCTAATGCGATTCAAAAAACAATGGCAAAAGGCTGGCTCGAAAATAATGAAGAAAATGTGGCACTTA
- a CDS encoding NAD-dependent epimerase/dehydratase family protein, with translation MKNNVLVTGGTGFLGMHIIFQLLQKGYRVKTTVRSLKSKDNVIKILKNNGITDFTQLSFVELDLSKDAGWKEAMLDCEYVLSVASPVFFGKFKNEDELIRPAIDGITRILKAAKAAKVKRVVMTSNFGAIGFSNSDKTSITTEAFWTDEFAKGLSAYEKSKLIAEKEAWKFMGNETELEFATINPVAIFGPSQSSHVSGSFDLLKNLLNGSMKRVINIPLNVVDVRDVADLHIRAMITKEANGERFIASADGEISMEDIAHLLRQKRPDLVSKMPQKTLPNIAIRAAALFNKHAKEGELMINMNRQISNEKAKKMLGWTPISTKEEAVLAAVDSLAKYGLLD, from the coding sequence ATGAAAAACAACGTATTAGTAACAGGCGGAACTGGATTTTTAGGAATGCACATTATCTTTCAATTATTACAAAAAGGCTACCGTGTCAAAACAACCGTCCGTTCTTTAAAAAGTAAAGATAACGTCATTAAAATACTAAAAAATAACGGAATTACAGATTTCACGCAGTTATCCTTTGTTGAACTTGATTTATCTAAAGATGCAGGTTGGAAAGAAGCCATGCTAGACTGTGAGTATGTGTTAAGTGTTGCTTCACCAGTGTTTTTTGGTAAATTTAAAAACGAAGATGAATTAATCCGCCCAGCGATAGACGGTATCACACGAATTCTAAAAGCAGCCAAAGCGGCCAAAGTAAAACGAGTAGTTATGACGTCCAATTTTGGCGCAATCGGTTTTAGTAATTCGGATAAAACGAGCATCACGACGGAAGCATTTTGGACCGATGAGTTTGCTAAAGGATTATCGGCCTATGAAAAATCGAAACTAATCGCTGAAAAAGAAGCTTGGAAATTTATGGGGAACGAAACAGAATTGGAATTCGCAACGATTAACCCAGTGGCTATTTTCGGACCATCGCAAAGTAGCCATGTATCCGGAAGCTTTGACTTGCTAAAAAATCTGTTGAACGGTTCCATGAAACGCGTCATTAATATTCCGTTAAATGTAGTAGATGTGAGAGATGTCGCTGATTTACACATCCGCGCAATGATCACTAAAGAAGCAAACGGCGAAAGATTTATTGCATCCGCGGACGGAGAAATCAGCATGGAAGACATCGCTCATTTACTTCGCCAAAAACGCCCCGACCTTGTTTCTAAAATGCCGCAAAAAACGTTACCGAATATCGCTATTAGAGCTGCTGCGTTGTTTAACAAACATGCCAAAGAAGGCGAGTTAATGATTAATATGAATCGCCAAATAAGCAATGAAAAAGCCAAAAAGATGTTAGGTTGGACACCAATTTCCACGAAAGAAGAAGCTGTCTTAGCCGCGGTAGACAGTTTGGCGAAGTATGGTTTACTAGATTAA
- a CDS encoding MerR family transcriptional regulator — translation MTYSIKEVSKIFNLSIYTLRYYDKQGLLPFVSKNQSGYREFTESDLKLIHTICCLKNTGMPLKQIRTYIDCVMEGPVSIEARKQLLLDHRTVVLKNLEDLTENLKEVDVKIAKYSSPDAVEVITAERKYVTMEKKKHDLIYPYHI, via the coding sequence ATGACTTATTCTATTAAAGAAGTATCCAAAATATTTAATTTGTCGATTTATACATTGCGTTACTATGATAAACAAGGTTTACTGCCATTTGTTTCTAAAAATCAGTCTGGATACCGCGAATTTACGGAATCGGATTTGAAATTAATTCATACGATTTGTTGTTTGAAAAATACGGGAATGCCGTTGAAACAAATCCGCACATATATTGATTGCGTGATGGAAGGACCTGTTTCTATCGAAGCTCGGAAACAGTTGCTCTTGGATCATCGGACAGTTGTTTTGAAAAATTTAGAGGATTTAACGGAAAATCTAAAAGAAGTTGATGTGAAAATTGCGAAGTATTCTTCTCCTGATGCCGTAGAAGTCATTACTGCTGAGCGAAAATATGTCACTATGGAGAAGAAAAAACATGATTTAATTTATCCGTATCATATATAA
- the lepA gene encoding translation elongation factor 4, with protein sequence MNKEEMNARQKKIRNFSIIAHIDHGKSTLADRILEQTGALTHREMKNQLLDSMDLERERGITIKLNAVQLKYKAKDGETYIFHLIDTPGHVDFTYEVSRSLAACEGAILVVDAAQGIEAQTLANVYLALDNDLEILPVINKIDLPAADPERVREEIEDVIGLDASDAVLASAKSGIGIEDILEQIVEKVPEPSGDVNKPLKALIFDSVFDAYRGVIANIRIMDGVVKAGDRIKMMSNGKEFEVTEVGVFSPKATPRDELLVGDVGYLTAAIKNVGDTRVGDTITLANNPAEEALDGYRKLNPMVYCGLYPIDSSKYNDLRDALEKLELNDSALQFEAETSQALGFGFRCGFLGLLHMEIIQERIEREFNIDLITTAPSVIYHVNLTDGSNIVVDNPAEMPEPGVIESVEEPYVKATVMVPNDYVGAVMELAQNKRGNFITMEYLDDIRVSIVYEIPLSEIVYDFFDQLKSSTKGYASFDYELIGYKASKLVKMDILLNAEKVDALSFIVHRDFAYERGKIIVEKLKELIPRQQFEVPIQAAIATKIVSRSTIKALRKNVLAKCYGGDVSRKRKLLEKQKEGKKRMKQIGSVEVPQEAFMAILKMDESK encoded by the coding sequence ATGAACAAAGAAGAAATGAATGCAAGACAAAAGAAAATTAGAAACTTTTCGATTATCGCGCACATAGATCATGGTAAATCTACACTCGCTGATCGGATTTTAGAACAAACGGGTGCTTTGACGCATCGTGAAATGAAAAATCAGCTACTAGATTCGATGGATTTAGAACGTGAACGCGGGATAACCATAAAATTAAATGCTGTACAATTAAAATATAAAGCAAAAGATGGCGAAACATATATTTTCCATCTGATTGATACGCCAGGGCATGTCGATTTCACCTATGAAGTATCAAGAAGTTTAGCTGCATGTGAGGGAGCCATTCTAGTAGTAGATGCTGCGCAAGGGATTGAAGCACAAACACTTGCCAATGTTTATCTTGCACTAGACAATGATTTAGAAATTTTACCTGTCATTAACAAAATCGATTTACCAGCGGCCGATCCAGAAAGAGTCCGTGAAGAGATTGAAGATGTTATCGGCTTAGATGCTTCCGACGCTGTACTCGCTTCGGCAAAATCAGGTATTGGTATTGAAGATATTCTTGAACAAATTGTTGAAAAAGTGCCAGAACCTTCTGGAGATGTCAACAAACCGTTAAAAGCGCTCATTTTCGACTCCGTTTTTGATGCGTACCGCGGCGTTATTGCTAACATTCGTATCATGGATGGCGTTGTGAAGGCCGGCGACAGAATTAAAATGATGTCGAATGGTAAAGAATTCGAAGTAACGGAAGTAGGCGTTTTCTCTCCAAAAGCAACACCGCGCGACGAATTACTTGTTGGTGATGTAGGTTACTTAACAGCTGCTATCAAAAATGTTGGTGATACGCGAGTAGGTGACACGATTACTCTAGCAAATAATCCAGCTGAAGAAGCGCTTGATGGTTACCGCAAATTAAATCCAATGGTTTACTGTGGTTTGTATCCAATCGATTCTTCTAAATACAATGATTTGCGTGATGCTCTGGAAAAACTTGAACTAAATGACTCCGCTCTTCAATTTGAAGCAGAGACTTCTCAAGCGCTAGGCTTCGGTTTCCGTTGTGGTTTCCTAGGATTACTGCACATGGAAATCATTCAAGAGCGAATTGAACGCGAATTTAACATTGATTTAATCACTACTGCTCCAAGCGTTATCTATCATGTCAATTTAACAGATGGTTCAAATATCGTCGTTGATAATCCTGCTGAAATGCCTGAACCTGGTGTAATTGAAAGCGTAGAAGAGCCGTATGTAAAAGCAACTGTCATGGTACCGAATGATTACGTTGGCGCAGTTATGGAATTAGCGCAAAATAAACGTGGTAACTTCATTACGATGGAGTATTTAGATGATATCCGTGTGAGTATTGTGTACGAAATTCCGCTTTCCGAAATTGTTTACGACTTTTTCGACCAATTAAAATCATCTACAAAAGGCTATGCGTCCTTTGACTATGAATTAATTGGCTATAAAGCTTCTAAACTGGTGAAAATGGATATTCTTTTAAATGCGGAAAAAGTCGATGCATTAAGCTTTATCGTTCACCGTGATTTTGCCTACGAGCGCGGCAAAATTATCGTGGAAAAACTAAAAGAACTTATTCCAAGGCAACAGTTTGAAGTGCCAATCCAAGCAGCGATTGCCACAAAAATCGTTTCTCGTTCTACTATCAAAGCACTGCGTAAAAACGTACTTGCTAAATGTTATGGTGGGGACGTATCTCGTAAACGGAAACTCCTAGAGAAACAAAAAGAAGGTAAAAAACGAATGAAACAAATCGGTTCCGTTGAAGTTCCACAAGAAGCCTTCATGGCCATCTTGAAAATGGATGAATCGAAATAA
- the rpsT gene encoding 30S ribosomal protein S20 encodes MPNIKSAIKRVKTAETRNSRNASQRSAMRTAIKKFDEAAANNADNAKDLYVEASKKLDSAVSKGLIHKNNAARNKSRLAAKLAK; translated from the coding sequence ATGCCAAATATTAAATCTGCAATTAAACGTGTAAAAACTGCTGAAACTCGCAACAGCCGTAATGCATCTCAACGTTCTGCAATGCGTACTGCTATCAAGAAATTTGATGAAGCAGCTGCAAACAACGCGGACAACGCGAAAGATCTTTACGTAGAAGCATCAAAAAAATTAGATAGCGCTGTGAGCAAAGGATTGATTCACAAAAACAATGCTGCTCGCAACAAATCTCGCTTAGCTGCTAAATTAGCTAAATAA
- the holA gene encoding DNA polymerase III subunit delta, with protein MLPEWKQIRSKKITPVYLIIGTEDYIINETKQLLIDNILDGEEVEFNYANLDLEEMPIEAVVQEAESMPFFGDKRLVMANNPLFLTTEKSKNKVEHDTAKLEAYLNEPVDYSVLCFVARVEKLDERKKLTKLLKKTATVIEAKRPNENELKKWIEAKTSENQMQMSQAAITRLIELTSGQLTTAMNELQKLMLYCFDTKEITVQEVESLVVRSLEQNIFLLLDKMIAMDIGGALRIYYDLLKQKEEPIKILALISSQFRLLNQLKLLEQQGYSQQQAATKLKVHPFRVKLASKQAKNFSERQLNQALKRLAEIDFEMKTGFGDKEQKLEWFLFELQDNRQKTV; from the coding sequence ATGCTGCCAGAATGGAAACAGATACGCTCCAAAAAAATAACTCCAGTGTACTTAATCATTGGAACAGAAGATTATATTATTAACGAAACGAAGCAACTTTTAATAGATAACATTCTAGATGGCGAAGAGGTAGAATTTAACTATGCCAATCTGGATTTAGAAGAAATGCCGATTGAAGCAGTCGTTCAAGAAGCAGAAAGTATGCCATTTTTTGGAGATAAACGTTTAGTAATGGCAAACAATCCGCTCTTTTTAACGACGGAAAAAAGTAAAAACAAAGTGGAACACGATACAGCGAAACTAGAAGCGTATCTCAATGAGCCAGTAGACTACTCAGTTTTATGCTTTGTGGCGCGCGTAGAAAAATTGGATGAACGTAAAAAACTAACTAAACTTCTCAAGAAAACAGCTACAGTCATAGAAGCAAAGCGACCTAATGAAAATGAACTCAAAAAGTGGATTGAAGCAAAAACAAGCGAGAATCAGATGCAAATGTCACAAGCAGCGATCACGCGACTTATTGAATTAACTAGCGGCCAGTTAACAACAGCTATGAATGAATTACAAAAATTAATGCTCTATTGCTTTGATACAAAAGAAATTACGGTTCAAGAGGTAGAATCTTTAGTTGTTCGCTCACTAGAGCAAAACATTTTCTTGCTACTTGATAAAATGATCGCTATGGATATCGGTGGGGCACTCCGAATTTATTATGATTTATTAAAACAAAAAGAGGAACCTATCAAAATACTCGCATTAATTTCTAGCCAATTCCGATTGCTGAATCAATTAAAGCTGCTAGAACAACAAGGCTACTCACAACAACAAGCTGCAACTAAATTAAAAGTGCATCCATTTCGCGTGAAATTAGCATCTAAACAAGCAAAGAATTTCTCAGAGCGACAATTAAATCAAGCGTTAAAACGATTAGCTGAAATAGACTTTGAAATGAAAACAGGTTTTGGTGATAAAGAACAGAAACTCGAATGGTTTTTGTTTGAATTACAAGATAATCGTCAAAAGACAGTATAA
- a CDS encoding DNA internalization-related competence protein ComEC/Rec2, with amino-acid sequence MIILAIICASVTSSFVPICICLLSLIAFIKKSKMILLFILIYLLICGFLFIVEKSNTTSFTATEFSGNCQIIDNLKVDGDSFQAIVRYEKEAFQLRYKITTEEEQQTLKKLQYGQFITVFANVETPQANRNQNQFNYQEYLKRQKIHYVLEASSLSISEKVSPSILMRIQNIRLQTIAYISENISPKINPYFLALITGEKNGFSPEMYETYQQMGVVHLLAISGLHVNLLIGAIYFLLLKFSITRERAIICLLAFLPFYVIFTGANPPVIRAATMTALLLLSEKYATKWSSFSVICLSFILFFLLQPYVIYEVGFQLSYAVSFGIILSSRQILTRQQNTFTKSLAISFVSTIMSSVVMMYHFYSFSWVGIFFNLLYVPIFTIIILPGCISVFLLSMCSQSLATIPESVLVFLIQLIESFTNVFAKIPHQTIVTGRPNTVILVLIIVTILLFFYQWQKNKFPRRIFIIFCLLCYFSSFNVSGKVSFVDVGQGDSILIQLPYNKGNYLIDTGGQLLFEKEDWAKKRKPFTIGGSTLTPVLKSKGISSLDKVIITHSDADHMEGLDDLAKNISIRELIFAQGAENKAIMKEALDAMPKVKQTIILAGANWQVGESRFECLYPTQAGVGGNDDSIVLKAILDNKVWLFTGDLEANGEQKLLDQPMKADILKVGHHGSKTSTSKEFIEQVQPTFAIISCGVENRFGHPHAETLNTLEEAETTILRTDLQGEIIYTFGKGFEVTLK; translated from the coding sequence GCATCTGTTACAAGCTCTTTCGTTCCCATATGTATTTGTTTGCTCAGTTTGATTGCTTTTATAAAAAAATCCAAAATGATTCTTCTCTTTATCCTCATCTATCTTCTAATCTGCGGCTTTTTATTTATTGTCGAAAAATCGAATACAACCTCTTTTACGGCAACTGAGTTTAGCGGAAACTGTCAAATAATTGATAATTTAAAGGTTGATGGCGACAGTTTTCAAGCTATCGTACGCTACGAAAAAGAAGCATTTCAATTGCGTTATAAAATTACCACAGAAGAAGAACAACAAACATTAAAAAAGCTTCAATACGGACAATTTATTACTGTCTTCGCAAATGTAGAAACCCCTCAAGCCAATCGCAATCAAAACCAATTTAATTACCAAGAGTATCTTAAACGTCAAAAAATACACTATGTACTTGAAGCTAGCTCACTATCAATTTCCGAAAAAGTTTCACCATCTATTTTAATGCGTATTCAAAATATCCGATTACAAACCATAGCATATATAAGCGAAAATATTTCCCCAAAAATAAATCCTTATTTCCTTGCGTTAATTACCGGTGAGAAAAATGGCTTTTCGCCTGAAATGTATGAAACCTACCAACAAATGGGGGTTGTCCATCTATTAGCAATCTCTGGACTTCATGTTAATTTATTAATTGGAGCTATTTATTTTTTATTGCTAAAATTTAGCATAACTCGCGAACGAGCCATTATCTGCCTACTTGCTTTTTTACCTTTTTATGTTATCTTCACAGGAGCCAATCCGCCAGTTATTCGTGCAGCAACGATGACAGCATTGCTTTTATTATCCGAAAAATATGCTACCAAATGGAGTTCATTTTCGGTTATTTGCTTATCCTTTATTCTATTTTTCCTCCTACAACCATATGTCATTTACGAAGTGGGATTCCAGCTTTCTTATGCAGTTTCATTTGGTATTATTTTATCCTCGAGGCAAATATTAACTAGACAACAGAACACCTTCACTAAGTCACTCGCGATATCCTTTGTTTCAACAATAATGTCATCCGTTGTGATGATGTATCATTTCTATTCTTTTTCATGGGTCGGAATTTTCTTCAACTTGCTATATGTACCGATTTTTACAATTATCATATTGCCAGGCTGTATAAGTGTCTTTTTATTGTCTATGTGCTCCCAGTCGCTCGCCACTATCCCTGAATCTGTGCTTGTTTTTCTTATCCAATTGATAGAAAGCTTCACTAATGTTTTCGCGAAGATACCGCATCAAACTATTGTAACTGGAAGGCCTAACACGGTGATTCTCGTGTTAATTATAGTTACTATCTTGCTATTCTTTTATCAGTGGCAAAAGAATAAGTTTCCGAGAAGGATTTTTATCATTTTTTGTCTACTCTGTTATTTTTCCAGTTTTAATGTTAGTGGCAAAGTTAGTTTTGTTGATGTAGGGCAAGGGGATAGCATCTTAATTCAATTGCCTTACAATAAAGGCAACTATTTAATTGATACAGGTGGGCAACTTCTATTTGAAAAAGAAGATTGGGCGAAAAAAAGAAAACCATTTACCATTGGCGGGAGTACGCTCACTCCAGTTTTAAAATCAAAAGGGATTAGCAGTCTAGATAAGGTAATCATTACGCATAGTGACGCGGATCATATGGAAGGGCTTGATGACTTAGCAAAAAATATTTCTATTAGAGAACTTATTTTCGCCCAAGGAGCTGAAAATAAAGCGATTATGAAAGAAGCGCTCGATGCAATGCCGAAAGTAAAGCAAACAATTATTTTAGCGGGAGCGAACTGGCAAGTGGGTGAAAGCCGTTTTGAATGCTTGTACCCAACGCAAGCGGGTGTTGGCGGAAACGATGATTCCATTGTCTTGAAAGCAATATTAGATAATAAAGTGTGGCTTTTCACCGGAGATTTAGAGGCGAATGGAGAACAAAAACTGTTAGATCAACCAATGAAGGCAGATATTTTAAAAGTAGGGCATCACGGTAGCAAAACTTCGACATCCAAAGAGTTTATAGAACAAGTCCAACCAACTTTTGCGATTATTTCTTGCGGAGTGGAAAATCGTTTTGGTCACCCTCATGCAGAAACGTTAAATACACTTGAAGAAGCAGAGACCACAATTCTGCGAACAGATTTACAAGGAGAAATAATTTATACATTTGGAAAAGGCTTTGAAGTGACTTTGAAATAA